The Longimicrobiaceae bacterium nucleotide sequence CTGGGCGTCGCTCCTGGGGAGCATCACGGCCATCGTGCTGACGCTCGGCCAGCGGATCCTGAGCGTCCAGGAGACCATGGCGGCCTGGCTGACGGGTGTCCGCTCCATGGTGCTGGCGATGGTCATCCTGGTGCTCGCGTGGTCGCTCGGGAGCGTCACGGAGGTGCTGGGGACGGCGCAGTACGTGAGCTCGATCCTGCAGGGGAACGTCTCCGCACAGCTGCTCCCGGTGATCGTCTTCGCCGTGGCGGCGGCGATCTCGTTCGCCACGGGGACCTCGTGGGGGACCATGGCCATCCTCCTCCCGCTCGTGATTCCGCTCGGGGCGTCGCTCACCGCCGCGGGGGAGCTGGGAGACGGGGGACACTACACCATCCTCCTGGGGGTGGTGTCGTCTGTGCTCGCGGGGTCCATCTTCGGGGACCACTGCTCGCCCATATCGGACACCACGGTGATGAGCTCCATGGCTTCGGCGTGCGACCACATGGACCACGTGCGGACCCAGCTCCCCTACGCGCTGGTGGTCGCCCTGGTCGGGATGGCCGTGGGCGACGTGCCCACCGCCTACGGGCTCAGCCCCTGGGTGTCGCTGGCGGTGGGGGCGGTGATCCTCGTGCTGGTGGTCCGCTTCGTGGGCAGGCCCACGGACGTGGGGACGCTGGCGACCCTCACTCCCCGCGAGGCGCGGACGGCGGTCCACGACGCGGTGTAGCCGGAGCGTCCCGCGGCCGGGCCGCTGCGCCGTGAGCAGCGCTCCCTTGACTTGTTCGAACGGTCGTTCTATAGTAGCTGTCGTTCCTTACAGTTAGGCCAGATCTGCCTGGTCTCCGGGATTCCGATCGCAAAAGCCCCACCGGGGCCTCGTCAATCGAATGATTTGGCTTCCGGCCCACCGGGCCGGGCCCGTCAGGACAGCGGGGCAGCCCGCTGCCGCGAGTTGGAGCAGAGTTCCTGATGCCGGGGATGGCGGGCGCGAGCCGTCGTGCCCTGGCGCTTCGGCGCATTCAGCCGTGCTGCTGGAATCGGCTTTCCGCTCACCCACCGAAGGAGGCGCGCCATGACCGTCACCTAGTCCGACATTCCCGCGTCAGGGGGTCGGAGCCATGCCTCGACCTCCACGATGAAACGGGACGGATCCGGATGGATCCTGTTCGACTCACGCATTGCTCTCTGCACAAGGACAACGATGAATAAACTGCTAGTGGCAATGACCACGGCCTGCCTCGTGCTCGGTGCCGAGCACGCATCGGCGCAGGGCCGGGTGGTCACCGGCACGGTGACCTCCAGCACCGGGCAGCCGCTCGCCGGGGTGGTCGTTACCGTCCGCGGGACGAACGTGCGCGCCGTGACGGACGCCGACGGCCGCTACTCCATCCAGGTGCCGGCGGGCGCGGACCGCCTCGTCTTCACCGGCCAGTCGGTGACGACCTCGGACGCCGCGATCTCCGGCAACACGGTGAACGTCACCCTCGCGCCGCAGGCCGTCGCCCTCGAGGGGCTGATCGTCACGGCGCTGGGCATCACGCAGCAGGAGCGCGCCGTCGGCACCTCGGTGCAGGCCGTCCGGGGCGAGGAGCTGACCCAGGCCCGCGAGACGAACCTCGTCAACGCGCTGGCCGGAAAGGCCGCCGGCGTGACCGTCACGAACGCCGGTCCGCAGGGCGGCTCGTCGCGCATCGTCATCCGCGGCGCGAACTCGATCAGCGGCAACAACCAGCCGCTCTTCGTGGTCGACGGCGTGCCGATCGACAACTCGTCCCCGCGCCTGGCGGGGTACGGCGGCGTCGACTACGGCAACGCGGCGCAGGACATCAACCCCAATGACGTCGAGTCGATCAGCATCCTGAAGGGGCCCAACGCGGCGGCGCTCTACGGCTCCCGCGCGGCCAACGGTGCGATCGTCATCACGACCAAGAAGGGCAAGAGCGCCACGGGGCTGGGGATCACCGCCAGCAGCAACGTGACCTTCGAGACCCCGCTGCGCCTGCCCGACTACCAGAACGAGTACGGGCAGGGGCTCTCCGGGCGCTTCGAGTACGTGGACGGCAACTACGGCGGCGTCAACGACGGTGTCGACGAGAGCTGGGGTCCGCGCCTGGACGGGAGCATCCGGAAGCAGTGGTTCGGCGAGGGGCCCTGGGTGGCCAACCCGAACAACGTGCGCGACTTCTTCGAGACCGGCCGCACGCTCAACACGAACGTCGCGCTGGCGGCGAACGCGGACAACGCGAGCGTCCGCCTCTCGCTCAACAACACCAACGTGGACGGGATGTATCCCGGCTTCGGCCTGGATCGTACGACCGTCGCGCTGAGCGGGATCGCGAACCTCACCTCGCGCTTCACCGCCAACGGTTCCGTCCAGTACATCAACGCCGACGGTGAGAACCGTCCGGGCGTCGGGTACGAGGGCGACAACCCGATGCAGCAGTTCATCTGGTTCGGGCGCCAGGTGGACATGCGCCAGCTCAAGGAGGCGTACGAGCAGAACCGCGGGAAGCAGATGGTGAACTGGAACTACAGTTACCACAACAACCCGTACTGGATCGCGCTCGAGAACCGGAACTTCGACAATCGCGACCGCCTGATCGGGAGCGGTTCGGCCAACTACCGCTTCACCGACTGGCTGAACGCCACGGTGCGCACCGGCACCGACTGGTACGAGGACCGCCGCAAGCGGACCTTCGCCGCGGGCACTCTCGGCGGCATCAGCATCGGTGAAGGCGGCATCGGGGCCAACGGCGCGTACACCGAGAACATCATCTTCCAGCAGGAGACCAACTCGGAGTTCCTGCTCTCCGCCGAGCGCGACCTGACCAGCGACTTCAGCCTCTCGGCGAACTTCGGCGGCAACCGCCGCGACGTGCGGCGGAACAGCAACTGGGTCGAGGTCAACGACCTGAGCATCCCCTACGTGTACAACCTGGGGAACTCGGCGGCCAAGCCGTACGTGACGGACAACCTCACCCGGCGTCGGGTCAACTCGCTCTACGGGCAGGCGCAGTTCGGGTTCCGCAACTTCTGGTTCGTGGACGTGACCGGCCGCAACGACTGGTCTTCCACGCTGCCGGAGGCCAACAACTCGTACTTCTACCCCTCCGTCTCGACGAGCTTCGTCTTCACCGACGCGTTCCCGAGCTTCGGCGGCAGCCTGCTCTCCTTCGGCAAGCTGCGCGGCGGCTGGACCCGCGTCGGCAGCGACGCGGACCCGTACATGCTCCGCGCCGTGTACTCGGCGGTGGACGTGTTCAACGGCGTCCCGGCCTTCGCGGTGGGGAACACCGTGCCCAACCCGGACCTGAGGCCGGAGAGCACGGAGGCCTGGGAGGTCGGTGCCGACGTCCGCTTCCTGAGCGACCGGCTCGGGATCGACGCGACCTACTACGACTCCAAGACCACTGACCAGATCGTCCGGGTGCCGATCTCGCCGACCAGCGGCTACACGACGCGCGTGATGAACGCGGGCACGATGTCCAACAAGGGTGTCGAGCTGCAGCTCAGCGCCGTGCCGGTCCGCATGGACAACGGCTTCGAGTGGGAGGTCATCGGCAACTACGCCCGCAACCGCAGCCGGGTGGTCGAGCTCGCCGAGGGCGTGGAGTCGCTCGTGCTCGGCACGTACTGGAGCGTCAACGTCGAGGCCCGGGCGGGCCAGCCGTACGGGACGCTGTTCGGGAAGGCGTACAATCGTGACGAGCAGGGCCGCCTGATCATCGGCTCGAACGGACGGCCGTCGGCCGCCGATGAGCTGCAGGTGCTCGGAAACTACAACCCGGACTGGACGGGGAGCATCAGCAACCGCCTCAGCTACGGCGGGCTCGACTTCAGCTTCCTGGTCGACACCCGGCAGGGCGGCGAGATCTTCTCGGTGACCAACATGTTCGGGCAGTACGCCGGCGTCCTGGCGGAGACCGCCCGCGGCCGCTGCGGCGGCGCCCTTCCGGCCTGCACGGCGGAGACGGGCCTGATCATCCCGGGGGTGAAGGCCGATGGAACCCCGAACGACATCCCGGTGTCGGCGGAGGCCTACTACCAGGGGCTGTACGACCTGCACGAGGCGCACATCCTCGACGCCAGCTTCACCAAGCTGCGCGAGGTCCGGCTGGGCTACAACATCCCGAGCAACTTCACCCGTCGTGTGGGTGTGTCCGGGATGAACCTGGCGGTGGTCGGCCGCAACCTGTGGCTCAAGACCGATGCGCCGCACATCGACCCGGAGACCGCGTTCGACGCGAGCAACGCGCAGGGCTTCGAGTTCGGCCAGCTCCCGACGGCGCGGAGCATCGGGTTCAACGTCGTCGTCACGCCGTGAGCCGGCGCCACACATAGAGGCAACGATCAAATGAAACTGAGCCATATCAAGAAGTCCGCGTCGGTGCTGGCACTCGCCTTCATGGCGAGTGCCTGCGACGACGGGCTGACGGAGCTGAATGTGAACCCGAACGCCCCGGAGGATGTGAGCGCTGAGCTCCTCTTCCCGCAGGCGATCCAGTCGAGCAGCCGGCTGGTGTTCGGCTCCGGGCTTCACCTGAACCACACGGCGCTCTGGGTCCAGCACTTCGCGAAGATCCAGTACACCAACGAGGACCGGTACTTCATCCGGGTCTCTACGAACAACGCGTTCTGGAACTCGTTCTACGCCGGGTCGCTGGCCGACGTGGGCCAGGTGATCGAGAAGGCGCAGGCGAACAACCGCCCGAACCAGGTCGCCAGCGGCAAGATCCTGCAGCAGTGGATCTTCGGCGTCGCGACGGACACGTACGGCGACATCCCGTACACCGAGGCCTCCAAGGGTCTGGAGACCATTACGGGGAATGCCGCTGCCGCGCGCCCGAAGTACGACCCGCAACCGGTCATCTACCGCGGGATCCTCACCGAGCTGGCGAACGCCAGCCAGATGATCCAGCCGGGGCAGGGCGGGTTCGGTGCCGCCGACCTGATCTATCAGGGCGACATGAACAAGTGGCGGAAGCTCGCCAACTCGCTGCGGCTGCGGCACTCGATGCGTCTCTCGGAGCTCGTCGCGAAGAAGCCGTCCGAGCTGGCGGCGGCGAATATCGATCCGAAGGCCCAGTTCCAGGCCGCGATGAGCGCCGGCGTCTTCACGGCCAATGCGGACAACGCGCTGATGCGGTGGACGACGTCCAAGCCGACGCACAGCCCGATCCATTCGTTCTTCTTCGACCAGGGTCGGTTCGACCACACGATCAGCCAGACGATCGTGGACACGCTGCGGAACCTGTCCGACCCGCGGCTCCCGGTATACGCGACGCTTCCGCCGGTGCACGCCGGAAAGGATCCGAGCAACTACGAGCTGTACAACGGGGCACAGAACGCGGCGAACCAGGTGGCGTCGTTCCCGACGCTGTCCCGCATCGGGGACTTCTTCCTCGCGCTGGACGCGCCCTCGCCGATCATGACGTACGCCGAGGTTCTCTTCCTCCAGGCGGAGGCGGCGGAGCGCGGCTGGATCGCCGGGAACGCGGCGGACCTGTACCGCCGGGCCATCCAGGCCAACATGCAGTTCTACGGGATCTCGCAGGCGCAGATCGATGCCTACCTGGCGCAGCCCCGCGTGCAGTACAGCGGGCTGAACAGCATCTACCTGCAGAAGTGGATCGCGCTCTACGGCAACGGGCCGGAGGCGTGGATCGACTGGCGCCGCACCGGTGTGCCCAACATCACCCCCGGTCCGAGAGCGGTCAACAGCCGTCGCGTTCCGGTGCGGCTCCCGTACCCGACCAACGAGCAGTCGGTGAACAACGAGAACCTGCAGGCAGCCGTCACGCGGCAGGGCGGCGGGCTGACCTTCAACACCCCGGTGTGGTGGGATCTGTAATCCCCGCCCGGTCAGTCTGAGCTGGAAAAGGCCCCCCGGTTTCCGGGGGGCTTTTTTTGCTCTCCGGTCTCCACCTCGTCCGCCGGGTCCCTCAGCGCGATCCGTTCCGCAGGAAGACCAGGATGATCCCGTACGGATGGTTCTGAACACCCGGCCGTCCCGTCACTCCCATCGGGTACACCTCGATCCGGTCCACGTCCTCGGCCGCGGTCATCTCCAGGATGCAGGTGTCCACGGCGCGCGCGCCGTTCACGTAGACCTGCGGGTTCGAGGGGCCTACCAGCGTGCGCTTCCCCCGCAGCGAGATGCTCGGGCACCCGCCCGTGCGCCGGATCTGCAGCCCGGCCACGCGGCTGCGGAGTGCGGTAAGGAGGTTCCCGCCCCGCCGCCAGATGTGCTCCCCGTCGATCACCGTGGCGCTGATCCGCCGCGCCGCCGACCTTTCAGGCGCGAAGGACTGCCCCGAGTGGCTCGCCGGGCCGGCGGCGCCGGCACAGGCGGTGAGGAGCGCGCAACCAAGTGCGGCGCCGACCAGTCGTGAGTTGTGCTTGCCCATCGTAGCCTCCATGCAATACGTTGCTGGAGGGGGAATAGGTCCGATCAGGCCAGGTCTCGGGTGTAGAGCCTCACATCCGTCCGGGGCGACACGTGCCCTCCACCGCGCATCACCGCGTCCCCGCCCTGCGGAATCGAGCCGATGCATAGACCGAGCCAATTTATTGTAAGTTGTTGCCGTACAACAGATTCGAAATTTAACAGCGCGCTGTTTCGCTCAGAGACGCGGAAGAGGCCGGTTCACGGCCGGGGCTCCCGCACCGTGAGCGGCGGATGAAATTCGCCCGCCATTGACACAGAGGGCCTCCCGTCCGGGGAGGCCCTGTCGAGGTTGGACAGATAGTAGCCCGGGCTAGACGCTGGGCGGACGCATCTTCGATCCGTTGCATGTATTTCGTGCGTAGTCCCCAGTGCTGTCCCGGAACGGGTACCAGTTGGGAGTACCACCGCAGAAGTTCGTGATTCCTCCCGATCCCATCTGGAAGGATGCCGGGCCGAGAATCTCGTGAGCCTGACTGCCGGTTGCATAGGCTCCCTGACTGTCCAGAACCTGCACCGTCACGACCTTCTTCGAGTCCATCGACGAGATCCAGACCGATGCCGAATTAGCGCCCCACCCGGACTGAGAACTCAGGAAGCTGGGAGGATAGCAGATGTCGTCGCAAATCTCCTCGTACCAGTAGTAGTAGTAGGGCGCCACTCCCCCGCTAGGGGTTGCAGTTACGGTGACCCGTCCCTCTTTCTTCACGGTGTTCAGTCCATCGAGGGCAACCGAGAAGACCTGCTCTCCGGACATGCTGAGGGAGGGCGGAGCAGACGGACCCACGACACGGCCGGAGTTTGCGTCCTGGCAACCGGCGACGAAGGCCAGCGCGAGTGGGAGAGCGATGAGGCTTCTGAGCATGTGTGTGCTTTCTCCATGGTGAACTGCAGAGGTGCTCCCGATGTGGAGCGGCCTCAAGGGCAAGCTAGGATGTTTACGATATGTCCGCAAGTATGTGGCGTGGAATCGGCCAGCACACGCATCCGGCCGAGGTGGGGTGCGTCCGGCCGGATGGCGCGTGGCTCCAAGGAGGCGCCGTGACCCAGACAGTTCTTCTCACCGTGGACGACCAGGAAGGCAACCTCGTCATCTTTTCCGCCATTCTGACGCACCGTGGCTATGGGGTCCTCCTGGCGGTGGAGGCCTGCCTGGAAAGAGCCGCCGACGGCGAGCCGTGGGTCGAGCTTGCAGCCCTCGACGAAGCGCCCCCACGGTGGAGATCTGACGGAGCGGGCAGGCTCGCGGCGAGTTTGCGCGGATCGCCGGGAAGCATCGCAGCCGGGAAGTCAGGACGATCCTGGATGGGTGCCGCGCCGTGCGGTCGACCCGTCCCGCAGTCCAACAACAGAGCCATCCGCATGCAGAAGATCTACGCCTCCGCCGCGAGGCACCGATGACGGGCAAACTCGTGCTGATCGTGGAGGACGAGCCGGATTCGCTGGACATCTGCTCCACCCTCCTGCGCCACCACGGCTACGAGGTCCTCGTGGCGACCAGTGGGGAGGAGGCGGTCGCCCTCGCACGCCAGCGCCGTCCCGATGCGATCATCATGGACGTCATGCTTCCCGGGGCGGACGGCTGGGCCACGACCGCTCGGCTGAAGGGCTCGGCCGAGACCGCACGCATCCCCGTCATCGTGCTCACCGTCCGTGCCATGGAGCCCGACCGGGAGAAGAGCTTCGAGGCGGGGGCGGACAGCTTCCTCGCCAAGCCGGCGGAGCCGCGGCACCTGCTCGAGGAGGTCCAGCGGTTCATCGGCCCCGCAGGGCCGGCCGCGTAGCCGGGGCGCAGGCGCAGGACTTCGGCGGGGCTGGCGGTACGACGTCCTGATGCCGTGAACGGAACCCGGTCGAGTCCCACCTCCACACCGCCCACGAAGCAAAGAGTTCCAGCCCCGGAAAGGATTTCTTCGCCGCCCCCCGGCGCGAGTTGTGGAGCGGAGGGCGGATGTGCGCCCCGCGCATCGGCTTGCGGGAACGGGATCGTGCAGCCCGTTCCGGGGCACCCCACGTGCATCGTGGCAATCAGTATCCGTCACACTGTCACACCCTCCCATGAGAGGTGGCCGGATGAAAAGGCGTGGATCACCGTACGTATGGCTGCCTCTCCTGCTCACCGTGGTGGGGTGCACCGCCGATCGCGTGGCTGGGCCCGGAGGCGGGCGCCTGGCCCCGGAGGTCCAGCGGGCGCTCTCCGAAGCGGGAGCGCCGGACGGACCCGCGGTCGTGCTGGAAACGCGCACCGAGGAGGGCGAGGCCCGGTACGTCGTGGGGCAGCCGGTCGCGGCCGACACCGCGGGCCCGGAGAGCGGCGCGAGTTCGGGCGGCCCGCACGTTCTCGTGCACCCGAACGGCGGGTACCCCGGGGCGCCGTCCGGCCGGCAGATCCTGAATCGCGATCCCACCTTCGACGGCACCTTCACCATCACGTGCATCGTGAACGGGGCCCAGCAGCCGGTGAAGGCGGCGGTCGTCGACAGCATCCGCGAGCGCAATTACGGCACGCCCGTGGGCGGGCACGGCTCACGGCACAACTACTCCAACGAGTCGCCCCCGGGGCGCCCGCTGGGCCGGTGGGCGCCCGCCGCGGGGCCCACCGACGGAGCGGGCGTCCTGAAGTCGAAGCTCACGGCCGGGAACGCCGCGGGGGACGAGCGGCTCCTGATCTGGTACCGGATCACCGACCCGGACTCCCCGTGCAAAGGAATGGACCAGGCCAGCAAGGAGTTCCAGACGCGGGTGCGGGTGCCGGGGCTGGTCCTGATCCCGGACGACGCGAACATTGCGTACTCCAACCCCACTTCGGACCACCCGGTGGGCACCTTCTGGTACCTGGACCCGTCCGCCGTGGGCCCCACCCTCCGCTTCGGGGCGCTGCACCGGGCGGAGCTGGGCAGCCCGTTGCTGCTGACGGCTGCGGCGCTCTTCCAGGGCGGGATCAACGACGTCAGCAACAACTGGCGCAACCCCCACGCGGAGCACCGGCTCGGGCACGAGATCGACCTCGACGACCAGGCAGGCGACAGCCTGCAGAGGCTCAACCTCCTCGAACGGATGGGGAAGCGCGCCGGATTCACCCGATGCGAGATGCATAAGGGCCGGAAGCCCGACGGCCGTCTCGTCTACAACCATGTCCACTGCAGCATGGTCTCGTACCAGTGAAGGGAGCGACTCCATGACACGCACACGCACACTGCGGCGCGCGGCCGGCGCTCTGCTGGTCCTCGCCGCCTGCGCCTCCGCCCTGCCCGCGCGCGCGCAGGTCGGTACGGTGAGCCCGCTGCCCTATCCGGGGTGGCTTCCCTCGGACCGCGTCATCCCGTCCGTCGCGGTCCAGGTCGACTTCGACCACGCGGCGGGCCTGTGGCGCTACCGCTACACCGTCGCAAACGCGGCGGGCGCGGAGCAGGCGATCCAGAGCGTTGGGTTCCAGTTGGGTGGCTGGGCTGCCGGGACCTACACGCCCGCCGGGTGGTCCGCGATCGGGGATACGGAGGCGACGTTCTCACCCACCGGTCCGGGGATCCCCGGTACGGAGTTCCTGGCAGACCTGCCGGACACCGAGTTCTCCGGCGACACCCTTCCACCCCCGGCCCACCGCATCGTGCCCGGTGGCTCGCTCGCCGGTTTCGGGATGGACAGCCCGTTTCCGCCCGGGTACGTCCGGACGTACGTCCAGGGCTACGCCGCCATTCCGCTTCCGCCGTCGGACGGCGAGCCCGCGGCCGATTCCACCCACCCGGCGCCGCACGACACGCTGAACTCCCAGCGCGTCTGGAGCATCGGCCCGGCCCGCTACACGCGCGTGGTGACACGCGGCAACCTGAACGTGGACAACGCAGAGGGGTTTCTCGGCTTCCTGAACCTCGCCACCTCGGGCACGGTGCTGCGTTCGCCGGCTCCCGTGGCGCTGAAGTTCTCCGTCGCGGGCGAGACGGTGTTCCCGGAAACCTTCCGTGCCTTGCTGAATGGCGTGGACGTGACGGCGCGGTTCCACCCGGGCACTGCTGGGGGTGCGGACCGGGTCGCGCTGTTCGTCCTGGGGACACTCCCTCTGCAGGAGGGCACCAACGTGCTGGTCACGACGATCGAGGGGCTGCTCCCCGGCACCACGCGGCGGGCGATCGACGAGGACCTGATCGAGTTCGACGTGGTGCCGTGAGATCCGCGCTCGAGCCACCACGGCCCGGCCCGGGTGCGCCATCGACGGCGCGCCCGCCCCGGACCCTCGTGCAGGAGGGACTCCCGTGAGACGCATCTTCTATCTGGCCGCGGCCGCCGCGCTCTCCGCCTGTGCCGACGCGACCGATCCCGGACGCCCGGACGGGGGCGCCGCACCCCTGTACGCGCGCGCCGGTGCCGCGGACGTCATCCCGGACCGGTACATCGTCGTCTTCGCGCCCGGGGTCGCGGACGCGCCGGGGCTCGCGCGCCGCCTGGCCGACGAGCACGGCGGCACGCTGCACCACACCTACCGGCACGCGCTCCAGGGCTTCGCCGCCACGCTCTCGCCGGCCGGCCTGGAGGGCATCCGCCGGAACCCGCAGGTCGCCTACGTCGAGCCGGACCGCGTGGCCGGCGCGGCAGACGTGCAGCTCCAGACCGGGGCGACCTGGGGGCTGGACCGCGTCGACCAGCGCGCGATGCCGCTCGACGGCGGCTATTCGTACGCGCACACGGGCGCGGGCGTCCACGCCTACGTCTTCGACACCGGGATCCGCTACAGCCACGCCGAGTTCGCCAACGGTGGGCGGGGTCGCGCGTTCTTCGCCTACGACGCCATCGGCGACGGCGAGAACGGCTGGGACTGCGACGGCCATGGCACCCACGTGGCGGGCACGGTGGGGGGCAACGTGTACGGCGTAGCGAAGCGGGCGACGCTGTGGTCGGTGCGCGTCCTGGACTGCTCGGGGAGCGGTTCGGTCGGTGGGGTGATCGCGGGCGTGGACTGGGTGACCGCGAACCACCGCAAGCCCGCGGTGGCGAACATGAGCCTGTCCGCCCCGGCGGTGAAATCGTTCGACGACGCCGTCCGGCGCTCGATCGCGGCCGGGGTGACGTACGTGGTCGCGGCGGGGAACGCGAACACCGACGCCTGCGCCTACTCTCCCGCGCGCGTGTCGGAGGTGATCACGGTGGGCGCGACCGACCGGTACGACTACCGGGCGTACTTCTCGAACTGGGGGAGCTGCGTCGACTGGTTCGCGCCGGGCGACCAGATCACCTCGGGCTGGTGGTCTGCGGACGATGCGACGAACACGATCAGCGGCAC carries:
- a CDS encoding S8 family serine peptidase produces the protein MRRIFYLAAAAALSACADATDPGRPDGGAAPLYARAGAADVIPDRYIVVFAPGVADAPGLARRLADEHGGTLHHTYRHALQGFAATLSPAGLEGIRRNPQVAYVEPDRVAGAADVQLQTGATWGLDRVDQRAMPLDGGYSYAHTGAGVHAYVFDTGIRYSHAEFANGGRGRAFFAYDAIGDGENGWDCDGHGTHVAGTVGGNVYGVAKRATLWSVRVLDCSGSGSVGGVIAGVDWVTANHRKPAVANMSLSAPAVKSFDDAVRRSIAAGVTYVVAAGNANTDACAYSPARVSEVITVGATDRYDYRAYFSNWGSCVDWFAPGDQITSGWWSADDATNTISGTSMASPHVAGAVALFLEAHPDATPAGVRKRLYEAATKDAVIGANSANAHLLLSRFDTVGANTAPIADFAYACSGWECTFTDGSVDADGQIVAWSWDFGDGSTAIARNPAHTYAASGDYVVRLTVRDDEGARHTGSRTVSARVPITLTIRQTRVFEVATNELTWSGATTQQVDVYRNGVVIATVPNTGSYNDPVVGSQTLTYQLCEAGTTVCSNRATP
- a CDS encoding response regulator, whose protein sequence is MTGKLVLIVEDEPDSLDICSTLLRHHGYEVLVATSGEEAVALARQRRPDAIIMDVMLPGADGWATTARLKGSAETARIPVIVLTVRAMEPDREKSFEAGADSFLAKPAEPRHLLEEVQRFIGPAGPAA
- a CDS encoding SusD/RagB family nutrient-binding outer membrane lipoprotein, with amino-acid sequence MKLSHIKKSASVLALAFMASACDDGLTELNVNPNAPEDVSAELLFPQAIQSSSRLVFGSGLHLNHTALWVQHFAKIQYTNEDRYFIRVSTNNAFWNSFYAGSLADVGQVIEKAQANNRPNQVASGKILQQWIFGVATDTYGDIPYTEASKGLETITGNAAAARPKYDPQPVIYRGILTELANASQMIQPGQGGFGAADLIYQGDMNKWRKLANSLRLRHSMRLSELVAKKPSELAAANIDPKAQFQAAMSAGVFTANADNALMRWTTSKPTHSPIHSFFFDQGRFDHTISQTIVDTLRNLSDPRLPVYATLPPVHAGKDPSNYELYNGAQNAANQVASFPTLSRIGDFFLALDAPSPIMTYAEVLFLQAEAAERGWIAGNAADLYRRAIQANMQFYGISQAQIDAYLAQPRVQYSGLNSIYLQKWIALYGNGPEAWIDWRRTGVPNITPGPRAVNSRRVPVRLPYPTNEQSVNNENLQAAVTRQGGGLTFNTPVWWDL
- a CDS encoding SusC/RagA family TonB-linked outer membrane protein; the protein is MNKLLVAMTTACLVLGAEHASAQGRVVTGTVTSSTGQPLAGVVVTVRGTNVRAVTDADGRYSIQVPAGADRLVFTGQSVTTSDAAISGNTVNVTLAPQAVALEGLIVTALGITQQERAVGTSVQAVRGEELTQARETNLVNALAGKAAGVTVTNAGPQGGSSRIVIRGANSISGNNQPLFVVDGVPIDNSSPRLAGYGGVDYGNAAQDINPNDVESISILKGPNAAALYGSRAANGAIVITTKKGKSATGLGITASSNVTFETPLRLPDYQNEYGQGLSGRFEYVDGNYGGVNDGVDESWGPRLDGSIRKQWFGEGPWVANPNNVRDFFETGRTLNTNVALAANADNASVRLSLNNTNVDGMYPGFGLDRTTVALSGIANLTSRFTANGSVQYINADGENRPGVGYEGDNPMQQFIWFGRQVDMRQLKEAYEQNRGKQMVNWNYSYHNNPYWIALENRNFDNRDRLIGSGSANYRFTDWLNATVRTGTDWYEDRRKRTFAAGTLGGISIGEGGIGANGAYTENIIFQQETNSEFLLSAERDLTSDFSLSANFGGNRRDVRRNSNWVEVNDLSIPYVYNLGNSAAKPYVTDNLTRRRVNSLYGQAQFGFRNFWFVDVTGRNDWSSTLPEANNSYFYPSVSTSFVFTDAFPSFGGSLLSFGKLRGGWTRVGSDADPYMLRAVYSAVDVFNGVPAFAVGNTVPNPDLRPESTEAWEVGADVRFLSDRLGIDATYYDSKTTDQIVRVPISPTSGYTTRVMNAGTMSNKGVELQLSAVPVRMDNGFEWEVIGNYARNRSRVVELAEGVESLVLGTYWSVNVEARAGQPYGTLFGKAYNRDEQGRLIIGSNGRPSAADELQVLGNYNPDWTGSISNRLSYGGLDFSFLVDTRQGGEIFSVTNMFGQYAGVLAETARGRCGGALPACTAETGLIIPGVKADGTPNDIPVSAEAYYQGLYDLHEAHILDASFTKLREVRLGYNIPSNFTRRVGVSGMNLAVVGRNLWLKTDAPHIDPETAFDASNAQGFEFGQLPTARSIGFNVVVTP
- a CDS encoding Plug domain-containing protein yields the protein MGKHNSRLVGAALGCALLTACAGAAGPASHSGQSFAPERSAARRISATVIDGEHIWRRGGNLLTALRSRVAGLQIRRTGGCPSISLRGKRTLVGPSNPQVYVNGARAVDTCILEMTAAEDVDRIEVYPMGVTGRPGVQNHPYGIILVFLRNGSR